The Sesamum indicum cultivar Zhongzhi No. 13 linkage group LG6, S_indicum_v1.0, whole genome shotgun sequence genome has a segment encoding these proteins:
- the LOC105163583 gene encoding LOB domain-containing protein 29 codes for MTGSGSPCGACKFLRRKCVRGCVFAPYFCHEQGATHFAAIHKVFGASNVSKLLAHLPVSDRCEAAVTISYEAQARLQDPIYGCVSHIFALQQQVVNLQAQLASLKEQAAQCLINNSNITANPNDQKFYGSSHSNFSQDVQSWWNSFQNQGTMPQFDANFNNNNFENMAYYASGTMNPSDPSMKYENSGFPEENTSFGSMDSLEMQSNERQWPFQDDADDLQSVPFRYINNQH; via the exons ATGACAGGGTCTGGTTCCCCTTGCGGTGCCTGCAAATTCTTGAGGAGAAAATGCGTGAGGGGTTGCGTTTTCGCCCCTTATTTCTGCCATGAACAAGGTGCTACTCACTTTGCAGCCATTCACAAGGTTTTTGGAGCCAGCAATGTTTCCAAACTTCTTGCTCATCTTCCGGTCAGTGATCGTTGTGAGGCGGCCGTCACGATTTCTTACGAAGCTCAAGCTAGGCTACAAGATCCCATCTATGGTTGTGTTTCACATATTTTTGCTCTCCAGCAGCAG GTTGTGAACTTACAAGCCCAATTGGCTTCTCTCAAAGAACAAGCAGCTCAATGCCTCATAAACAACTCCAACATCACTGCAAACCCTAATGATCAGAAATTCTACGGCAGTAGCCATTCTAATTTCTCTCAAGATGTCCAAAGCTGGTGGAATTCCTTCCAGAATCAGGGTACAATGCCTCAATTTGATGCAAATTTCAACAACAACAACTTTGAGAATATGGCCTATTACGCAAGTGGAACCATGAATCCGAGTGACCCTTCAATGAAGTACGAAAATTCAGGCTTCCCGGAAGAGAACACCTCGTTCGGGAGCATGGATTCACTTGAAATGCAGTCTAATGAAAGGCAATGGCCATTTCAAGACGACGCAGACGACCTCCAGTCAGTGCCCTTCAGATACATTAATAATCAGCATTAA
- the LOC105163397 gene encoding LOB domain-containing protein 16-like — protein sequence MATGTGSPCGACKFLRRKCAADCIFAPYFWSEQGPARFAAIHKVFGASNVSKLLLHVPVPDRCEAVFTIAYEAQARIRDPIYGCVAHMFALQQQVAYLEAQVMQVKAQLARNMIDESSRNAEINEWPMSSVAGGIIGSSPVTTLNYNVNYSIAPPQSVMREPYSKKRPPQTDLSELQELALAMIKNQN from the exons ATGGCAACCGGGACTGGCTCACCCTGCGGCGCCTGCAAGTTTCTCCGCCGGAAGTGCGCGGCGGACTGTATTTTTGCACCGTATTTTTGGTCGGAGCAGGGCCCGGCAAGATTCGCGGCCATCCACAAGGTGTTCGGGGCCAGCAATGTGTCTAAACTCTTACTCCATGTGCCTGTTCCCGATCGCTGTGAGGCTGTATTCACCATCGCCTATGAAGCTCAAGCGAGGATTCGAGACCCGATTTATGGCTGCGTGGCTCATATGTTTGCCTTGCAACAACAG GTAGCATATTTGGAAGCTCAGGTGATGCAGGTGAAAGCTCAGCTGGCAAGAAACATGATTGATGAATCATCAAGAAATGCGGAGATCAATGAATGGCCAATGAGCAGCGTGGCTGGAGGAATAATTGGATCATCACCAGTTACAACGTTGAATTACAATGTGAATTATTCCATCGCACCACCGCAGAGCGTGATGAGAGAACCATATAGCAAGAAGAGACCTCCACAGACTGACTTGTCTGAGCTTCAAGAACTGGCTCTTGCAATGATCAAGAATCAAAACTGA